The following are encoded together in the Humulus lupulus chromosome 5, drHumLupu1.1, whole genome shotgun sequence genome:
- the LOC133833822 gene encoding transmembrane 9 superfamily member 4-like isoform X2, whose amino-acid sequence MVPRLVSLQFWTLILASETYHYFDLPFCKPDYFKEKKQTFGEMLNGDHLINAPYGLEFLVEKNFTVACSKNLTEEQVSQFKNLHSS is encoded by the exons ATGGTTCCGAGATTGGTGAGTTTACAATTTTGGACCTTGATTCTTGCGAG TGAAACATACCACTATTTTGATCTTCCATTCTGTAAACCAG ATTATTTCAAGGAAAAGAAGCAAACTTTTGGTGAGATGTTAAATGGAGATCATCTCATCAACGCACCATATGGGCTTGAGTTTCTAGTAGAGAAAAATTTCACAGTGGCATGTTCGAAAAATTTGACCGAGGAACAAGTTTCTCAATTTAAAAATCTTCATTCATCATAA